A single window of Aspergillus oryzae RIB40 DNA, chromosome 8 DNA harbors:
- a CDS encoding uncharacterized protein (chitinase): MDCRSFLPYCCIWTSTVLIESNQHLYYSFAGISIIDFSITTTNPRDEDFWARFTSLKKKKPSLKTYISVGGWDVGGTPFSIMVRFPGTRKHFIKSALNMMRKYGFDGIDIDWEYPAAEDRGGAHSDTANLVNFLKELRAALGSEYGLTVTLPTSYWYLKGFDIANMVQYVDFFNFMAYDIHGTWDGRTSKWTKSVVNPHTNLTGTYDALVFNHYWHDYSKSQTNRSILEIAAGLDLLWRNKIDPSKVVLGLGFYGRSFQLANPSCSTPGCAFYTGHGSSGGALAGECSGTSGILSNYEISRIIKSYDPTIEYDEAAAVNWMTWSSDQWVSFDNGRTLKQKAKFANNKCLGGLLSWAVDLGGPGSLKNPNLFTDSDLSMDGADPGGGSDGTGNLYVGAEVLNPDSNSVTAIAPVNIVFPISTLPSPTTIAPSGYPTSLEVAWPTTKTVTSGNIITVTSTITRYIQTTTIAVPSLTVREHGFYNWNITDKDTTHLVRALIPSIRLPPIVITDDPNPLKETSVSHTPAVTRTIHLPPWPWTTDGAKYPRITFTQGGPPGPTCTAGCGTLCTQFCDGPCLNNCGDAFSRDFISPLDDDPPTVAPCAGKDCKNGKCQGEICIEKGCTGADCQNRVCVGDDCKPTGCTGPDCDKGHCSGKNCQDHGCVGKDCDKQSGGCFGPLCLSWGCLGPQCSSTDFVCTGLHCRVVSCSGPSCKNGNCTGPGCMTEDGDCEAKEAESCTEWISSTMMTPASTYSTQTVTTACKTISACNAKGTTVTKTIDEDGLVEGTVTYIENDVPTDAADDAIASSLASYYSSYWSTVDATSTSSTVSSTTTTTSSSGGGQTHDPIPNSLIILKEHVEDEHFDSSVSHYYKWYSVYYSYRHQVTEKGICALSGKVDGPVKSDEGEEYPTSLGPFALGQYTGCLYSGSKHRPGSVKCDNSELAFTCLGYKYNAHAADWNCGKTYTKDGTTHYSNYYKAVECLIF; this comes from the exons ATGGACTGTAGGTCGTTCCTGCCATATTGTTGCATTTGGACATCTACCGTTCTTATCGAGTCCAACCAG CATCTATACTACAGCTTCGCAGGCATCTCAATAATTGACTTTAGTATAACGACAACAAACCCCCGGGATGAGGACTTCTGGGCAAGATTCAcgagcttgaagaagaagaagccatctTTGAAGACCTACATTtctgttggaggttgggACGTTGGGGGTACACCATTTTCCATCATGGTCCGGTTCCCGGGAACGCGCAAGCACTTCATCAAGTCTGCACTTAACATGATGAGGAAATACGGGTTTGATGGTATAGACATTGACTGGGAGTATCCGGCGGCAGAAGATCGAG GAGGGGCACATAGTGACACGGCAAATCTTGTTAACTTTCTGAAAGAGCTTCGAGCAGCTCTGGGGAGTGAATATGGTCTAACAGTTACACTACCAACTTCCTACT GGTACTTGAAAGGGTTCGATATTGCGAATATGGTTCAATACGTGGATTTCTTTAACTTCATGGCATATGACATTCACGGTACATGGGATGGACGCACTAGTAAATGGACGAAGTCAGTGGTCAATCCGCATACCAATCTGACAGGTACGTACGACGCTCTGGTATTTAATCATTATTGGCACGATTATAGCAAGAGCCAAACTAATCGTTCAATCCTAGAGATTGCTGCTGGTCTTGACCTTCTATGGCGCAACAAAATTGATCCGAGCAAGGTCGTACTGGGCCTTGGTTTCTACGGCCGGTCCTTTCAATTGGCCAACCCTTCATGCAGCACTCCAGGATGCGCATTCTACACAGGACATGGCAGCAGTGGAGGCGCTTTGGCTGGTGAATGTAGTGGAACCAGCGGTATCCTCTCGAATTATGAGATAAGCCGAATCATCAAGTCTTACGACCCCACTATCGAATATGATGAAGCGGCCGCTGTGAATTGGATGACCTGGAGCTCGGATCAATG GGTTTCCTTTGATAATGGACGTACGTTAAAGCAGAAAGCCAAATTTGCCAATAACAAGTGTCTCGGGGGCCTGCTCAGCTGGGCCGTGGACTTGGGTGGACCTGGCTCTCTAAAGAATCCTAATCTCTTCACCGATTCGGACTTGAGTATGGATGGCGCCGATCCCGGCGGTGGTAGTGATGGTACTGGCAATCTTTACGTTGGCGCTGAGGTCTTGAATCCCGACTCAAACTCGGTTACTGCCATTGCTCCAGTAAACATTGTCTTCCCTATATCGACCCTACCAAGTCCGACTACGATTGCCCCTAGCGGTTACCCGACATCCTTGGAAGTGGCCTGGCCGACGACGAAAACTGTGACCAGCGGAAACATCATAACAGTGACTAGCACCATCACACGTTACATCCAGACCACTACCATTGCTGTACCATCACTTACTGTGCGCGAGCATGGCTTCTATAACTGGAATATTACTGACAAGGATACGACCCACCTTGTTAGGGCATTGATTCCTAGCATTCGGTTGCCACCGATAGTGATCACGGATGACCCAAATCCTCTGAAGGAAACAAGTGTTTCGCACACGCCCGCTGTGACCAGGACTATACACCTTCCACCGTGGCCATGGACTACAGACGGCGCTAAATATCCCAGGATCACCTTCACTCAAGGAGGACCCCCTGGACCGACATGCACAGCAGGCTGTGGTACACTCTGCACCCAATTCTGCGACGGGCCTTGCCTGAACAATTGTGGTGATGCGTTCAGCCGGGATTTCATTTCCCCTCTCGATGATGATCCGCCGACAGTCGCCCCTTGTGCTGGGAAAGACTGCAAAAACGGCAAGTGTCAAGGAGAGATCTGTATCGAGAAGGGTTGCACCGGTGCAGACTGTCAGAATAGAGTCTGTGTTGGAGATGATTGTAAACCCACAGGATGCACTGGGCCCGACTGTGATAAGGGCCATTGTTCGGGGAAGAATTGTCAAGATCATGGGTGTGTTGGCAAGGACTGCGATAAACAATCCGGGGGCTGTTTCGGACCATTGTGTCTTTCTTGGGGCTGTCTGGGCCCACAGTGCTCCAGTACTGACTTCGTCTGTACTGGGCTTCACTGCCGCGTGGTATCTTGCTCGGGCCCAAGTTGCAAGAACGGTAACTGCACTGGCCCGGGCTGCATGACAGAAGATGGGGACTGTGAAGCGAAGGAAGCGGAGTCCTGCACTGAATGGATTAGTAGTACCATGATGACTCCAGCCTCCACCTACTCCACCCAGACAGTGACCACAGCGTGTAAGACAATTAGCGCTTGCAATGCAAAGGGAACCACTGTCACCAAGACGATAGACGAGGATGGCTTGGTCGAAGGGACCGTGACATATATTGAGAACGACGTCCCAACTGACGCTGCAGACGATGCTATTGCGAGCTCTCTTGCAAGCTACTACTCCAGTTATTGGTCCACTGTGGATGCGacttccaccagctccacCGTCAGCagcactactactactacatCTTCCTCTGGTGGCGGCCAGACCCAtgatcccatccccaacTCCCTTATCATCCTTAAAGAGCATGTAGAGGACGAGCATTTTGACTCCTCTGTTAGCCACTATTACAAGTGGTACAGTGTTTACTACAGCTACCGGCACCAGGTTACCGAGAAGGGTATCTGCGCGTTATCCGGCAAGGTTGATGGACCCGTTAAGAGCGATGAGGGAGAAGAGTATCCAACCTCTCTGGGACCTTTCGCTTTAGGCCAGTATACCGGCTGTTTGTACAGTGGAAGCAAGCACAGGCCTGGGTCTGTGAAATGTGACAATTCGGAACTCGCTTTCACCTGTCTGGGGTACAAATATAACGCTCATGCAGCGGACTGGAACTGTGGGAAGACCTACACGAAGGATGGAACAACGCATTACAGCAATTACTATAAAGCCGTTGAGTGCCTCATCTTTTGA